Proteins from a genomic interval of Diaphorobacter sp. HDW4A:
- a CDS encoding transglutaminase-like domain-containing protein, whose translation MQRRQFLLVSTIAASSGTFGVSAFAASPAKGEGWREYEITTEVNVGEKTGEARVWVPVPMAQLEGYQRTLDVKFDAPGATKVELFSVPRSDARMVAVHWKNTEAPQTVKLTTRVALRDPSVDLGAAGTARKLPASALREYLQPTSLAPLGGIVKQTSDKILAEAGHPKDAIGKARAIYEWMVVNASRDGAVAGCGTGDVTYMLNSGKISGKCADLNGLYTALLRASGVPARDVYGVRVDTSERGFKSLGKAGDISKAQHCRAQFYADGYGWIPVDPADVAKVALEEQPGGLPKDDPKVRAARAMLFGAWEGNWMAYNTAADVRFPGSELTAGFFMYPNGESANGRLDSLDPAHFAYRITSRKLA comes from the coding sequence ATGCAACGCCGCCAATTCCTCCTCGTCTCCACCATCGCCGCGTCGTCCGGAACCTTCGGCGTGAGTGCCTTTGCGGCCTCGCCCGCCAAGGGCGAGGGATGGCGCGAATACGAGATCACCACCGAGGTGAACGTGGGCGAGAAAACCGGCGAGGCGCGCGTGTGGGTGCCCGTGCCGATGGCACAGCTCGAAGGCTACCAGCGCACGCTGGACGTGAAGTTCGACGCGCCCGGCGCCACCAAGGTCGAGCTGTTCTCGGTGCCGCGTTCGGACGCGCGCATGGTGGCCGTGCACTGGAAGAACACCGAAGCGCCGCAGACCGTGAAGCTCACCACCCGCGTCGCCCTGCGTGATCCATCGGTGGACCTCGGCGCGGCAGGCACGGCGCGCAAGCTTCCAGCATCCGCGCTGCGCGAGTATTTGCAGCCCACATCGCTTGCGCCGCTCGGCGGCATCGTCAAGCAGACGTCCGACAAAATTCTGGCCGAGGCCGGCCACCCCAAGGACGCCATCGGCAAGGCCCGCGCGATCTACGAATGGATGGTGGTCAACGCCTCGCGCGACGGCGCGGTCGCCGGTTGCGGCACGGGCGATGTCACCTACATGCTCAACTCGGGCAAGATCTCTGGCAAGTGCGCCGACCTGAACGGCCTCTACACCGCGTTGCTGCGCGCGAGCGGTGTGCCCGCGCGCGACGTCTACGGCGTGCGCGTGGACACCTCCGAGCGCGGCTTCAAGAGCCTTGGCAAGGCCGGCGACATCTCCAAGGCCCAGCACTGCCGTGCGCAGTTCTATGCCGACGGCTACGGCTGGATTCCGGTCGATCCGGCCGACGTCGCCAAGGTTGCGCTTGAAGAACAACCCGGTGGCCTGCCCAAGGACGATCCCAAGGTGCGCGCCGCGCGCGCCATGCTGTTCGGCGCGTGGGAAGGCAACTGGATGGCCTACAACACCGCCGCCGACGTGCGCTTCCCCGGCTCGGAACTGACCGCAGGCTTCTTCATGTACCCCAATGGTGAGTCCGCCAACGGCCGTCTCGACAGCCTCGACCCCGCCCACTTCGCGTACCGCATCACGTCGCGCAAGCTGGCGTGA
- a CDS encoding TlpA disulfide reductase family protein, with the protein MERRKSFQLLGGMALMAAGGVRAAGNDEPSQGKLMPWTRGAAPALSALTMEGRKVTLQDYVGAPLILNFWASYCGPCRLEMPTFSMLLDLYSDKKLRVLAVNHGEMPARIAQFLQAVPFTGDVLLDRSQKQLAAWGGRALPTSFIIDAKGRVRFWHIGELDWTAWDAQSKLQQVIEG; encoded by the coding sequence ATGGAACGGCGCAAGAGCTTCCAACTGCTGGGTGGCATGGCCCTGATGGCTGCCGGTGGCGTGCGTGCGGCGGGCAATGACGAGCCCTCGCAGGGCAAGCTCATGCCGTGGACACGCGGCGCCGCGCCCGCGCTCTCCGCCCTCACCATGGAAGGCCGCAAGGTCACGCTGCAGGACTATGTCGGCGCGCCGCTGATACTGAATTTCTGGGCGTCCTATTGCGGCCCGTGCCGCCTCGAGATGCCCACGTTCAGCATGCTGCTCGACCTCTACAGCGACAAGAAACTGCGCGTGCTGGCCGTGAACCATGGCGAGATGCCCGCACGCATCGCCCAGTTCCTCCAAGCCGTGCCGTTCACCGGCGACGTGCTGCTTGACCGCAGCCAGAAACAGCTCGCCGCGTGGGGTGGCCGCGCCCTGCCCACGAGCTTCATCATCGACGCCAAAGGCCGCGTGCGCTTCTGGCACATCGGCGAACTCGACTGGACCGCGTGGGATGCGCAGTCCAAGCTGCAGCAGGTGATCGAAGGCTGA
- a CDS encoding PAS and helix-turn-helix domain-containing protein, protein MADSAIDHQLLVFDLAPVGLLVAQHRQIRSYNQSFCDIFGYPPEALLGQSLAVLYPSASEFEDTGSRALALMRETGNYADDRIMRKQDGTLFWCHVAGRTADRVDPFALSVWVFEDMSAERPVTTPLTARERQIARSLVSGKSSKQIAADLGISFRTVEAHRGRLFTKFDVSSTAELIARLVGHI, encoded by the coding sequence ATGGCCGACAGCGCAATCGATCATCAGCTTCTGGTCTTTGACCTCGCGCCCGTCGGCCTGCTCGTGGCGCAGCATCGGCAGATCCGTTCGTACAACCAGAGCTTCTGCGACATCTTCGGCTACCCGCCCGAAGCGCTGCTCGGGCAGTCGTTGGCGGTGCTCTATCCATCAGCTTCGGAGTTCGAGGACACGGGCTCGCGGGCGCTGGCGTTGATGCGCGAAACCGGCAACTACGCGGATGACCGCATCATGCGCAAGCAGGACGGCACGCTGTTCTGGTGCCATGTGGCAGGGCGCACGGCGGATCGCGTGGACCCGTTCGCGCTCTCGGTCTGGGTGTTCGAGGACATGTCGGCCGAGCGTCCTGTGACCACGCCATTGACGGCGCGCGAGCGGCAGATCGCGCGCTCGCTGGTGTCGGGCAAATCAAGCAAGCAGATCGCAGCCGATCTGGGCATCAGCTTTCGCACGGTGGAGGCGCATCGCGGGCGGCTGTTCACCAAGTTCGATGTGTCAAGCACGGCCGAGCTGATAGCGCGGCTCGTGGGGCACATCTGA
- a CDS encoding 3-oxoacid CoA-transferase subunit B, with amino-acid sequence MSATFQRLSREEMARAVAMDIPDGSYVNLGIGIPTLISKCLPAGRDVILHSENGILGMGPGPKDGTVDPSLLNASKEPVSLLPGASICDHSMSFAMMRGGHIDVSVLGAFQVASNGDLANWDTGAPDAIPAVGGAMDLVAGAKKVIVVMEHTTKDGKPKIVEACTYPLTGAGVVDRIYTDCAVIDVTPGGLVVRSMVPGLDLETLQAMTGAPLHKG; translated from the coding sequence ATGAGCGCCACTTTTCAACGCCTGAGCCGCGAGGAGATGGCGCGCGCCGTCGCCATGGACATCCCCGACGGCAGCTACGTGAACCTCGGCATCGGCATTCCTACGCTGATCTCCAAGTGCCTGCCCGCAGGCCGCGACGTGATCCTGCACAGCGAGAACGGCATCCTCGGCATGGGCCCCGGCCCCAAGGACGGCACGGTGGACCCGAGCCTGCTCAACGCCAGCAAGGAACCCGTCTCGCTGCTGCCCGGCGCGTCGATCTGCGACCACAGCATGTCGTTCGCGATGATGCGCGGCGGGCACATCGACGTGTCGGTACTCGGCGCATTTCAGGTGGCCAGCAACGGCGATCTTGCCAACTGGGACACCGGCGCGCCCGACGCGATTCCCGCCGTCGGCGGCGCGATGGACCTCGTGGCGGGAGCGAAAAAGGTCATCGTGGTGATGGAGCACACGACCAAGGACGGCAAGCCCAAGATCGTCGAGGCTTGCACCTATCCGCTGACCGGCGCGGGCGTGGTTGACCGCATCTACACCGACTGCGCGGTGATCGACGTGACGCCGGGCGGACTCGTCGTGCGATCCATGGTGCCGGGCCTTGATCTTGAGACGCTGCAGGCGATGACGGGAGCGCCGCTGCACAAAGGCTGA
- a CDS encoding 3-oxoacid CoA-transferase subunit A has protein sequence MLNKVVDSLAAAVQGVPDGAVIMIGGFGISGVPTELVCALLDQGARELTIVNNNAGNGKYGLSQLIEAGRVRRMVCSFARNSNPKIPNAEAFAEWYRAGKIELECVPQGTMAERMRAAGSGLGPFFTPTSYGTTLAAGKETRVIDGVGYVLENPLRGDFAFVKARAADPWGNLMFRNAERNFGPVMCMAAKTAVAQVDEIVSLGDFVPENVMLPGIFVQRVVKVQVTQGAPS, from the coding sequence ATGCTGAACAAGGTCGTCGATTCGCTTGCGGCCGCCGTGCAGGGCGTGCCCGATGGCGCGGTCATCATGATCGGCGGCTTCGGCATCTCGGGCGTGCCGACCGAGCTGGTCTGCGCGCTGCTCGATCAGGGCGCGCGCGAACTCACCATCGTCAACAACAACGCGGGCAACGGCAAATACGGCCTGAGCCAGCTCATCGAAGCGGGCCGCGTGCGCCGCATGGTGTGCTCGTTCGCCCGCAATTCCAACCCCAAGATTCCCAATGCCGAGGCCTTCGCCGAGTGGTATCGCGCGGGCAAGATCGAGCTGGAATGCGTGCCGCAAGGCACGATGGCCGAGCGCATGCGCGCGGCGGGTTCGGGCCTCGGGCCGTTCTTCACGCCCACGTCCTACGGCACCACGCTCGCGGCGGGTAAGGAGACGCGCGTGATCGACGGCGTCGGCTATGTGCTTGAAAACCCGCTGCGCGGCGACTTCGCGTTCGTGAAGGCGCGCGCAGCCGACCCCTGGGGCAACCTCATGTTCCGCAACGCCGAGCGCAACTTCGGCCCGGTGATGTGCATGGCCGCGAAGACCGCCGTCGCGCAGGTCGATGAGATCGTGTCGCTTGGCGATTTCGTGCCAGAGAACGTGATGCTACCCGGCATCTTCGTGCAACGCGTGGTCAAGGTACAGGTCACGCAAGGAGCACCATCATGA
- a CDS encoding thiolase: MSLQHMRGQSAIVGVGQAGIGEAHGFTAMEILAQAATKAVADAGLKMQDIDGLATCSSAASMWALPTAEYLGLRPKFIDSTMLGGSSFIAHLMPAMLALESGQCNAVLVCYGSTQKTGTFSRKAMSEAFKLVDPLPYEHPYQPMLPPTAYALAASRHMHEFGTTREQLAEVAVAARRWAQLNPEATMRDPLSIDDVLNSRMISTPLTVRDCCLVTDGAGAFVLMRADRARAQKQKPVYVLGNATAVWNRQISCMENLTVTSASESGQRAFEMAGLRPSDVDVVGLYDAFTINTLLFLEDLGFCKKGEAGAFVQNGGIAPGGHLPVNTNGGGLSCVHPGMYGIFLVIEAVRQLRGECGERQVKDAKIALAHGNGGTLSSQSTALFGLEETL; this comes from the coding sequence ATGAGTCTTCAGCACATGCGCGGCCAATCCGCCATCGTCGGCGTGGGCCAGGCGGGCATCGGCGAGGCCCATGGCTTCACCGCGATGGAAATCCTTGCCCAGGCCGCGACAAAGGCGGTGGCCGATGCGGGCCTCAAAATGCAGGACATCGACGGCCTCGCCACCTGCAGTTCGGCGGCGAGCATGTGGGCGCTGCCCACGGCCGAATATCTGGGCCTGCGCCCGAAGTTCATCGACAGCACCATGCTCGGCGGATCGAGCTTCATCGCGCATCTGATGCCCGCGATGCTGGCGCTGGAGAGCGGCCAGTGCAACGCCGTGCTGGTCTGCTACGGCAGCACGCAGAAGACCGGAACGTTTTCGCGCAAGGCCATGTCGGAGGCCTTTAAGCTCGTCGATCCGCTGCCCTACGAGCACCCCTACCAGCCGATGCTGCCGCCCACGGCCTACGCGCTTGCGGCCTCGCGCCACATGCACGAATTCGGCACCACGCGCGAGCAACTCGCCGAGGTGGCCGTGGCCGCGCGGCGCTGGGCCCAGCTCAATCCGGAGGCGACCATGCGCGACCCACTGAGCATCGACGATGTGCTGAATTCGCGCATGATCTCCACGCCGTTGACCGTGCGCGATTGCTGCCTGGTCACCGACGGCGCTGGCGCCTTTGTGCTGATGCGCGCCGACCGCGCCAGGGCGCAGAAGCAAAAGCCCGTCTACGTGCTCGGCAACGCCACGGCCGTGTGGAACCGGCAGATCTCGTGCATGGAAAACCTCACCGTTACCTCGGCGAGCGAGTCGGGCCAGCGCGCGTTCGAGATGGCGGGCCTCAGGCCCTCCGATGTGGACGTGGTGGGCCTGTATGACGCATTCACCATCAACACGCTGCTGTTCCTTGAAGACCTCGGCTTCTGCAAGAAGGGTGAGGCCGGAGCGTTCGTGCAGAACGGCGGCATCGCGCCCGGCGGGCACCTGCCGGTCAACACCAACGGCGGCGGTCTCTCGTGCGTGCATCCGGGCATGTACGGCATCTTCCTCGTGATCGAAGCCGTTCGCCAGTTGCGCGGCGAATGCGGCGAGCGCCAAGTGAAGGACGCGAAGATCGCGCTCGCGCATGGCAACGGCGGCACGCTGTCGAGTCAGTCCACAGCCCTCTTCGGGCTGGAGGAAACGCTGTGA
- a CDS encoding Zn-ribbon domain-containing OB-fold protein yields the protein MTNAQPTNGPDAAFQDYLARGEFRIQQCDGCARHVFYPRVLCPHCGSTQLSWKAASGAGTVYACSVVMGKPGTHTDYAVVLIDLAEGTRMMSHVVDFDPHAVKIGMPVTARIIEKEGSPLVVFAPTNGQVQNGGTQ from the coding sequence ATGACGAACGCGCAACCCACCAACGGCCCCGATGCGGCCTTCCAAGACTATCTCGCGCGAGGCGAGTTCCGCATTCAGCAATGCGATGGCTGCGCACGCCATGTGTTCTATCCACGCGTGCTCTGCCCGCATTGCGGCAGCACGCAACTGAGCTGGAAGGCAGCCAGCGGCGCAGGAACGGTTTACGCCTGCAGCGTGGTGATGGGCAAGCCCGGCACCCATACCGACTACGCGGTCGTGCTCATCGACCTCGCGGAAGGCACGCGCATGATGAGCCATGTGGTCGACTTCGATCCGCATGCGGTGAAGATCGGCATGCCGGTCACCGCGCGCATCATTGAAAAGGAAGGAAGCCCGCTCGTGGTGTTTGCACCGACCAACGGCCAAGTGCAGAACGGAGGCACGCAATGA